The following are encoded in a window of Roseimicrobium gellanilyticum genomic DNA:
- a CDS encoding DNA polymerase III subunit alpha, with amino-acid sequence MPFVELHARSAFSFLRGSSHPEALVARAQELGMDSIAVTDRDGLYGTARVHHKAEELGIKGIVGAEITLEDESVLPLLVSSRDGYQNLCRMLTRAKLRAPKGQSRVTWAELEEHSADLIALTGEAEGPLVRAIESSDRHAPLEVLKRLQHIFGGEGRLAIEVQRHRLRKDQRRIKALQELAGLSGLPLVATNGVLYAHMEGRLLHDAFTALRHHTTLDDAGLRLAANSQRYLKSEKEMRELFADMPEAVDAAAHIAEKALSGFTLQDLGYKFPEYPVEDGHSQESFLKERAYEGARERLGSLSQKTPNGVTIRQQIEDELSLISELGFSGYFLVVWGIVRFCRENNITVQGRGSAANSVVCFSLGITNANPTEHKLLFSRFLSRRQKSWPDIDLDLPSGDRRESVIQEMYRQFAPHGAAMTANVITYRGRSAMREMGKVIGLSEDVISRYSDYFANGDFHHTMGVREQIRNAGLPESHPRLPALLRLYHAAYGLPRHLGQHSGGMVLCTNGLDTIVPLEPASMPGRVVVQWDKDDCEDLGLVKVDLLGLGMMAVLEDTMNMCRERGVERAMELHRVPQGDPATYAMIQKADTVGVFQIESRAQMATLPRLKPKNFYDLVIEVAIIRPGPIVGKMVHPYLQRRAGREKVDCIHEKLEPVLLRTLGVPLFQEQVLEMSMKIAGFDGAQAEELRRALSFHRSEERMAKVMKKLYAGMEEREVEQSVQERVAASIRSFALYGFPESHAISFALLAYASAWFRVHRLPEMTAALLNNQPMGFYSSSTLVRDAKLHGLRVLPACVTHSEVVCTVIDDSAIRLGLNQLRGVSRGAAEKIVTERQRKPWESIEDFLLRCHLSRDERRVLAKSGALNTLTPHRRSALWEVEREREHDLFSYSAKLREEAAGYANTHTSDSPLLLMNPVERLEADYSATGLTVGPHPMAMLRQKVPEVMLAKELPHGTHGQRVIIGGMVICRQRPGTAKGHVFVSLEDETGIANAFVPSPLFEARRLVITQEPYLRIIGRLQIVDDVTSVYALQVEPLVFPTTAGPKSHDFH; translated from the coding sequence ATGCCTTTCGTGGAACTTCATGCCCGCAGTGCCTTCAGCTTCCTTCGCGGAAGCTCGCATCCCGAGGCTCTGGTAGCACGCGCTCAGGAACTCGGCATGGACAGCATCGCGGTCACCGATCGCGATGGCCTGTACGGCACCGCGCGAGTGCATCACAAAGCGGAAGAGTTGGGCATCAAAGGCATCGTGGGTGCGGAGATCACTCTGGAGGATGAAAGCGTGCTGCCCTTGCTGGTCAGTTCCCGTGATGGCTATCAGAACCTCTGCCGCATGCTCACGCGCGCCAAGCTGCGTGCCCCCAAGGGCCAGAGTCGAGTGACTTGGGCCGAACTGGAGGAGCATTCCGCGGACCTCATCGCGCTCACCGGCGAGGCGGAGGGGCCGCTCGTACGTGCGATCGAGAGCAGTGATCGTCATGCACCTCTGGAGGTGCTCAAGCGTCTACAGCACATCTTCGGTGGTGAGGGTCGTCTTGCCATCGAAGTGCAGCGTCATCGCCTGCGCAAGGACCAGCGGCGCATCAAGGCCTTGCAGGAGTTGGCGGGCCTCAGCGGACTCCCTCTCGTGGCGACCAATGGCGTGCTGTATGCCCACATGGAGGGTCGGCTGTTGCATGACGCCTTCACCGCCTTGCGTCACCACACCACGCTCGATGATGCCGGTCTAAGGCTGGCAGCGAATTCCCAGCGCTACCTGAAGAGCGAAAAGGAAATGCGTGAGCTCTTCGCGGACATGCCGGAGGCGGTGGATGCTGCAGCACACATCGCGGAGAAGGCGCTGTCAGGCTTCACCTTGCAGGATCTCGGGTACAAGTTCCCTGAGTATCCTGTGGAGGATGGACATTCTCAGGAGTCTTTCTTGAAGGAGAGGGCCTATGAGGGTGCCCGTGAGCGCCTCGGCTCTCTTTCTCAAAAAACACCCAACGGCGTCACCATCCGCCAGCAGATCGAGGATGAGCTCAGCCTCATCAGCGAGCTGGGGTTCAGTGGTTATTTCCTCGTGGTGTGGGGCATCGTGAGGTTTTGTAGAGAGAACAACATCACCGTGCAGGGGCGCGGCAGTGCGGCGAACAGCGTAGTCTGCTTTTCCCTCGGCATCACCAATGCCAACCCCACGGAGCACAAACTCCTCTTCTCGCGTTTCCTGAGCCGGCGGCAGAAGAGCTGGCCGGACATCGACCTGGATCTGCCCAGCGGAGATCGCCGCGAGAGCGTCATCCAGGAAATGTACCGGCAATTCGCACCACACGGCGCGGCCATGACGGCGAATGTCATCACCTATCGCGGACGCAGCGCTATGCGTGAGATGGGCAAAGTCATCGGCCTTTCTGAGGATGTCATCTCACGTTACTCGGACTATTTCGCCAATGGCGACTTCCATCACACCATGGGTGTGCGCGAGCAGATTCGGAACGCAGGCCTCCCTGAGAGTCATCCACGCCTTCCTGCGCTCCTGCGTTTGTATCACGCCGCCTACGGCCTGCCTCGCCACCTGGGCCAGCACAGCGGAGGCATGGTGCTATGTACAAATGGTCTGGATACCATCGTGCCGCTTGAGCCCGCCAGCATGCCGGGGCGTGTAGTGGTGCAGTGGGACAAGGATGACTGTGAAGACCTCGGTCTTGTGAAGGTGGATCTGCTGGGGCTCGGCATGATGGCCGTATTGGAGGACACCATGAACATGTGCCGGGAGCGAGGCGTGGAGCGAGCGATGGAACTTCATCGCGTGCCTCAAGGTGATCCGGCAACCTATGCGATGATCCAGAAGGCGGACACGGTTGGCGTGTTCCAGATCGAGAGCCGCGCTCAGATGGCCACGCTGCCACGTTTGAAGCCGAAGAACTTTTATGACCTCGTCATCGAAGTCGCCATCATCCGGCCCGGACCCATTGTAGGAAAGATGGTGCACCCGTATCTACAGCGGCGCGCAGGGAGAGAGAAAGTGGACTGCATCCATGAGAAGTTGGAGCCTGTCCTGCTGCGCACACTGGGAGTGCCGCTCTTCCAGGAACAAGTGCTGGAGATGTCGATGAAGATTGCGGGCTTCGATGGTGCTCAGGCAGAGGAACTGCGTCGTGCGCTGAGCTTTCACCGCTCTGAAGAGCGCATGGCAAAGGTCATGAAGAAGCTGTATGCTGGCATGGAAGAGCGAGAGGTGGAGCAGTCTGTGCAGGAGCGTGTGGCCGCCTCCATCCGCTCCTTCGCGCTGTACGGATTTCCAGAGTCCCACGCCATCAGCTTCGCCCTGCTTGCGTATGCCAGTGCGTGGTTCCGCGTGCATCGACTGCCGGAAATGACCGCGGCGCTCCTCAACAACCAGCCGATGGGCTTTTACTCGTCCTCTACACTGGTGCGCGATGCCAAGCTCCACGGACTGCGTGTGCTGCCAGCGTGCGTGACGCACTCTGAAGTTGTGTGCACGGTCATTGATGACAGCGCCATCCGGCTTGGGCTGAATCAGCTTCGCGGCGTGAGCAGAGGGGCCGCAGAGAAGATCGTTACGGAACGTCAACGCAAGCCTTGGGAGAGCATCGAGGACTTCCTGCTGCGCTGTCACCTCTCGCGTGATGAGCGTCGGGTGCTGGCCAAGTCTGGTGCGCTGAACACACTCACCCCACATCGACGTTCTGCCTTGTGGGAAGTGGAGCGGGAGAGGGAGCACGACCTCTTTTCGTACAGTGCGAAGCTTCGTGAAGAAGCCGCAGGCTATGCCAATACCCATACCAGTGACTCACCGCTGCTCCTCATGAATCCCGTGGAGCGGTTGGAGGCAGACTACAGCGCCACTGGATTGACCGTGGGCCCGCACCCCATGGCGATGCTTCGTCAGAAGGTGCCGGAGGTGATGCTGGCGAAGGAACTTCCTCACGGCACGCACGGCCAGCGTGTCATCATTGGAGGCATGGTTATCTGCCGTCAGAGACCTGGCACTGCGAAGGGGCATGTCTTTGTGAGCCTCGAAGATGAAACCGGTATCGCCAATGCCTTCGTCCCTTCGCCGCTCTTTGAGGCGCGTCGCTTGGTGATTACCCAGGAGCCTTACCTGCGCATCATCGGGAGGCTGCAGATCGTCGATGACGTCACTTCTGTATACGCCTTGCAAGTAGAGCCACTGGTATTCCCTACCACTGCAGGGCCGAAGTCACATGACTTCCATT